A single region of the Pectinophora gossypiella chromosome 2, ilPecGoss1.1, whole genome shotgun sequence genome encodes:
- the LOC126373810 gene encoding phospholipase ABHD3, with protein sequence MNHFSFVYIMLGFFLYIFEVKKELLFGLSLSVLYITYYLVEVVKKPILVCGAGEFRQVLEERVPLLRERYWPTPWCVEARLQTVLGSLLRTRWLPPPRFRRQLLALSDGGQVALDWLEPAPAPAGGDARPVLLVLPGLTGASHADYVRCLCAAARSLGAHAVVFTNRGLGGVALTTPRLYCAVSHADLAEAVDAVRARCAGPLLAAGVSLGGLILGQYLARHGAAARVAAALVVSSPLDVEAGAACIERAPNAPLAWHMAAALRRTLAAHPSLARACDWPRVSSARSLRQFDAAFTARHFGFESVDAYYAAATLRGKLARVRVPLLCLCAADDPFQPSDVLPRGEAAASARVALLVTARGGHIGFLEGWWPARAAPDQYIARLAHQYFAALLQAPQLLHVPA encoded by the exons ATGAATCATTTTTCATTTGTATACATAATGTTGGGTttctttttgtacatttttgaAGTGAAAAAGGAACTTTTATTCGGTTTATCGTTATCAGTTTTATACATAACCTATTATCTTGTGGAAGTGGTCAAG AAACCGATCCTGGTGTGCGGCGCCGGCGAGTTCCGGCAGGTGCTGGAGGAGCGCGTGCCCCTGCTGCGCGAGCGCTACTGGCCCACGCCGTGGTGCGTGGAGGCGCGCCTGCAGACCGTGCTGGGCTCGCTGCTGCGGACGCGCTggctgccgccgccgcgcttCCGGCGCCAGCTGCTGGCGCTGTCGGACGGCGGGCAGGTGGCGCTGGACTGGCTggagccggcgccggcgccggcgggcGGCGACGCGCGGCCCGTGCTGCTGGTGCTGCCCGGGCTCACGGGCGCGTCGCACGCCGACTACGTGCGCTGCCTGTGCGCCGCGGCGCGCTCGCTGGGCGCCCACGCCGTGGTGTTCACCAACCGCGGGCTGGGCGGCGTGGCGCTCACCACGCCGCGCCTCTACTGCGCCGTGAGCCACGCCGACCTGGCCGAGGCCGTGGACGCCGTGCGCGCGCGCTGCGCCGGCCCGCTGCTGGCGGCCGGCGTGTCGCTGGGCGGGCTCATCCTGGGCCAGTACCTGGCGCGGCACGGCGCCGCGGCCCGCGTGGCGGCCGCGCTGGTGGTGTCGTCGCCGCTGGACGTGGAGGCGGGCGCGGCCTGCATCGAGCGCGCGCCCAACGCGCCGCTGGCGTGGCACATGGCGGCGGCGCTGCGCCGCACGCTGGCGGCGCACCCCAGCCTGGCGCGCGCCTGCGACTGGCCGCGCGTGTCCAGCGCGCGCTCGCTGCGCCAGTTCGACGCCGCCTTCACGGCGCGCCACTTCGGCTTCGAGTCCGTGGACGCCTACTACGCGGCCGCCACGCTGCGGGGCAAGCTGGCGCGCGTGCGCGTGCCGCTGCTGTGCTTGTGTGCCGCCGACGACCCCTTCCAGCCGAGCGACG TGCTGCCGCGAGGCGAGGCGGCGGCCAGCGCGCGCGTGGCGCTGCTGGTGACGGCCCGCGGCGGCCACATCGGGTTCCTGGAGGGCTGGTGGCcggcccgcgccgcgcccgacCAGTACATCGCGCGCCTGGCGCACCAGTACTTCGCCGCGCTGCTGCAGGCGCCGCAGCTGCTGCACGTGCCGGCCTGA
- the LOC126373682 gene encoding very long-chain specific acyl-CoA dehydrogenase, mitochondrial, with protein sequence MRSARLWSSGMGRCAAPCRALSGSGPRAAEARPAPARAARSSTSFTLNLFRGAMEPAQVFPFPEPLSPDQKQMLAELVPPFEKFFQEVNDPARNDQEASIEEGTLSALWELGAFGIQVPVELGGLGLTNTQYARLVEVVGAHDLGVGITLGAHQSIGFKGILLFGSPEQKARYLPRVTGGEFAAFCLTEPSSGSDAGSIKSRAVPAADGSHYVLNGSKIWISNGGIAEIMTVFAQTPVQKDGKTVDKVTAFIVERSFGGVSSGPPENKMGIKCSNTTEVYYEDVRVPAENVLGGVGNGFKVAMNILNNGRFGMAAALAGTQRAALRQAAEHAATRTQFQRKIKDFGTIQEKLARMAMLQYTTESLAYMVSGNMDTGAQDYHLEAAISKVFASDAAWASVDEAIQILGGMGFMKATGLERVLRDLRIFRIFEGTNDILRLFVALTGIQYAGAHLQELQRAFKNPAANLGLIFSEGAKRAAGAVGLAGGPDMAPHVAPPLAPVANELGKLVGEYGRCIEQVLRRYGRGVVDEQFVLNRLAAAAIDVYTAAVVLSRASRAARLALPSAAHEARLAEAWAEEAVGRVPQLLAAAREPRPLAQYARLAALGADVAQHGGQLTPNPLGL encoded by the exons ATGCGCAGCGCTAGGCTCTGGAGCAGCGGCATGGGGCGCTGCGCGGCACCCTGCAG GGCGCTGAGCGGCAGCGGGCCGCGGGCGGCGGAGGCGCGGCCGGCGCCGGCTCGCGCGGCCCGCAGCAGCACGTCCTTCACACTCAACCTGTTCCGCGGCGCGATGGAGCCAGCGCAGGTCTTCCCCTTCCCCGAGCCGCTGTCGCCCGACCAGAAGCAGATGCTGGCCGAGCTCGTGCCGCCCTTTGAGAAGTTCTTCCAGGAG GTGAACGACCCGGCGCGCAATGACCAGGAGGCGTCCATCGAGGAGGGCACGCTGTCGGCGCTGTGGGAGCTGGGCGCCTTCGGCATCCAGGTGCCCGTGGAGCTGGGCGGGCTCGGCCTCACCAACACGCAGTACGCGCGCCTCGTCGAG GTGGTGGGCGCGCACGACCTGGGCGTGGGCATCACGCTGGGCGCGCACCAGTCCATCGGCTTCAAGGGCATCCTGCTGTTCGGCTCGCCGGAGCAGAAGGCGCGCTACCTGCCGCGCGTCACGGGCGGAGAGTTCGCCGCCTTCTGCCTCACCGAGCCCTCCTCGGGCTCCGACGCCGGCTCCATCAA GTCGCGGGCCGTGCCGGCCGCCGACGGCTCGCACTACGTGCTCAACGGCTCCAAGATCTGGATCAGCAACGGCGGCATCGCCGAGATCATGACCGTGTTCGCGCAGACGCCGGTGCAGAAGGACGGCAAGACCGTCGATAAG GTGACGGCGTTCATAGTGGAGCGGTCGTTCGGGGGCGTGTCGTCGGGCCCGCCCGAGAACAAGATGGGCATCAAGTGCTCCAACACCACCGAGGTGTACTACGAGGACGTGCGCGTGCCAGCCGAGAACGTGCTGGGCGGCGTCGGCAACGGGTTTAAG GTGGCCATGAACATCCTGAACAACGGGCGCTTCGGCATGGCGGCGGCGCTGGCGGGCACCCAGCGGGCGGCGCTGCGCCAGGCGGCCGAGCACGCGGCCACGCGCACGCAGTTCCAGCGCAAGATCAAGGACTTCGGCACCATACAG GAGAAGCTGGCGCGCATGGCGATGCTGCAGTACACGACGGAGTCGCTGGCGTACATGGTGTCGGGCAACATGGACACAGGGGCGCAGGACTACCACCTGGAGGCGGCTATATCCAAGGTGTTCGCGTCCGACGCGGCCTGGGCCTCCGTCGACGAGGCCATCCAGATCCTCGGCGGCATGGGCTTCATGAAGGCCACCGGCCTCGAGCGCGTGCTGCGCGACCTGCGCATCTTCCGCATCTTCGAGGGCACCAACGACATCCTCAGGCTCTTCGTCGCGCTCACCG GCATCCAGTACGCGGGGGCGCACCTGCAGGAGCTGCAGCGCGCGTTCAAGAACCCGGCGGCCAACCTGGGGCTGATCTTCAGCGAGGGCGCCAAGCGGGCCGCGGGCGCCGTGGGGCTGGCGGGCGGGCCCGACATGGCGCCGCACGTGGCGCCGCCGCTGGCGCCCGTGGCCAACGAGCTGGGCAAGCTGGTGGGCGAGTACGGGCGCTGCATCGAGCAGGTGCTGCGGCGCTACGGGCGCGGCGTGGTGGACGAGCAGTTCGTGCTCAACCGGCTGGCGGCCGCCGCCATCGACGTGTACACGGCGGCCGTGGTGCTGTCGCGGGCGTcgcgggcggcgcggctggCGCTGCCCAGCGCGGCGCACGAGGCGCGGCTGGCCGAGGCCTGGGCCGAGGAGGCCGTGGGCCGCGTGCCGCAGCTGCTGGCCGCGGCGCGCGAGCCGCGCCCGCTGGCGCAGTACGCGCGCCTGGCGGCGCTGGGCGCCGACGTGGCGCAGCACGGCGGCCAGCTCACGCCCAACCCGCTGGGCTTGTGA
- the LOC126375232 gene encoding uncharacterized protein LOC126375232, with amino-acid sequence MSEDLPVIFVSAADVATANRIISELTEIDVSDVDDDLVWQLSNKYYTARVRLRPLADADAAGTVAAAGGAAEAHVVYLAEHECTGEALEARCLPAGGDGGGDGGDGGVRLALCACAEEALPATLRAAARRRGYELVALQAAAAAAPPAGPFPELHGLARAREALHAHVWPGLRRAAEAAGVVDEADAAECAVRAEAFAAALGALQAAAAARALAPRGSRAERRQRADQLLDAFCRALGPDYDLL; translated from the exons ATGTCAGAGGACCTGCCAGTCATTTTTGTGAGTGCTGCGGATGTGGCCACTGCAAACCGTATCATATCAG AATTAACTGAAATAGACGTATCGGATGTGGATGATGATCTCGTGTGGCAACTGAGCAACAAGTATTACACGGCCCGCGTGCGCCTGCGCCCGCTGGCCGACGCCGACGCCGCCGGCACGGTCGCCGCCGCCGGAGGCGCCGCCGAGGCGCACGTCGTGTACCTCGCCGAGCACGAG TGCACGGGCGAGGCGCTGGAGGCGCGCTGTCTTCCCGCgggcggcgacggcggcggcgacggcgggGACGGCGGCGTGCGGCTGGCGCTGTGCGCGTGCGCCGAAGAGGCGCTGCCGGCCACGCTGCGggccgcggcgcggcggcgcggctaCGAGCTGGTGGCGCTGCAGgcggccgcggccgcggcgccgccCGCGGGGCCCTTCCCCGAGCTGCACGGGCTGGCGCGCGCGCGCGAGGCGCTGCACGCGCACGTGTGGCCGGGGCTGCGGCgcgcggcggaggcggcggGCGTGGTGGACGAGGCGGACGCGGCGGAGTGCGCCGTGCGCGCGGAGGCGTTCGCGGCGGCGCTGGGCGCGCtgcaggcggcggcggcggcgcgcgcgctggCGCCGCGGGGCTCGCGCGCCGAGCGGCGCCAGCGCGCCGACCAGCTGCTGGACGCCTTCTGCCGCGCGCTGGGGCCCGACTACGACCTGCTGTGA
- the LOC126373902 gene encoding leucine carboxyl methyltransferase 1 encodes MDNIMWTAEDEAIIATNTDATECKRCAVELGYWKDDYIGFFAKRAERKAPEINRGYYARVKGMEMFIHQFLERCGTKCQIINLGCGFDTLYWRLEDATRAGINFIELDFPTVTAKKCHIIKRNKQLLEKITREDGEVALGAGGGELHADGYHLVGCDLRSLGDVRRALAAARAAPDAPTLALAECVLVYLRPEPARALLAHLAAAFPRLALLVYEQCSLDDTFGEVMARNLAARGCALAGDWQRAAPAEQAARLRALGFDAARAWDMGAVWRALPDDDRARVERLEMLDERELLQQLHAHYALTVATRGDLFADMDLNA; translated from the exons ATGGACAACATTATGTGGACCGCCGAAGATGAGGCTATCATTGCTACCAATACGGATGCAACCGAGTGCAAGCGTTGCGCCGTAGAGCTTGGCTACTGGAAAGATGATTATATCGGCTTCTTTGCCAAGCGCGCCGAGCGCAAGGCGCCGGAGATTAACCGCGGCTACTACGCGCGAGTAAAGGGCATGGAAATGTTCATCCATCAGTTTTTAGAG CGCTGTGGCACTAAGTGTCAAATCATCAACTTGGGCTGCGGCTTCGACACGCTGTACTGGAGGCTCGAGGACGCGACGCGCGCCGGCATCAACTTCATCGAGCTCGACTTCCCCACCGTCACCGCCAAGAAGTGCCACATCATCAAGCGCAACAAACAGCTGCTGGAGAAGATCACCCGAGAAG ACGGCGAGGTGGCGCtgggcgccggcggcggcgagcTGCACGCGGACGGCTACCACCTGGTGGGCTGCGACCTGCGCTCGCTGGGCGACGTGCGGCGGGCGCTGGCCGCGGCCCGGGCGGCGCCCGACGCGCCCACGCTGGCGCTGGCCGAGTGCGTGCTGGTGTACCTGCGGCCCGAGCCGGCGCGGGCGCTGCTGGCGCACCTGGCCGCGGCCTTCCCGCGCCTGGCGCTGCTGGTGTACGAGCAGTGCAGCCTGGACGACACGTTCGGCGAGGTGATGGCGCGCAACCTGGCGGCCCGCGGCTGCGCGCTGGCGGGCGACTGGCAGCGGGCGGCGCCGGCCGAGCAGGCGGCGCGGCTGCGGGCGCTGGGCTTCGACGCGGCCCGCGCCTGGGACATGGGCGCCGTGTGGCGCGCGCTGCCCGACGACGACCGCGCGCGCGTGGAGCGCCTGGAGATGCTGGACGAGCGCGAGCTGCTGCAGCAGCTGCACGCGCACTACGCGCTCACCGTGGCCACCCGCGGCGACCTGTTCGCCGACATGGACCTCAACGCGTAG